In the Gopherus evgoodei ecotype Sinaloan lineage unplaced genomic scaffold, rGopEvg1_v1.p scaffold_62_arrow_ctg1, whole genome shotgun sequence genome, one interval contains:
- the LOC115643569 gene encoding olfactory receptor 10A7-like, with the protein MTPTEEAQWRNQTLITEFILLGFSNLLRLQGMLFCMVLFMYMVTVMGNTLIIFVVTVDPALHSPMYFFLENLAFIEICFTLDTVPKMLVNLLEKEKSISFAACAVQMYFFFFFGCAECFLLAAMAYDRCVAICYPLRYNTLMNQPVCRKIVGGVWVIGVPVSLLQAVWIFNLPFCGSNQVNHFFCDAPAVLKLVCTDTYHYEMQAIGSTLLFLMFPFVLILVSYVRILTTILRMPSAEGRRKAFSTCSSHLIVVTLFYGSGSLVYLRPKSSYSPDVKKLLSLFYTVLTPMLNPIIYSLRNNEVKGALKRVIWRKLSLQN; encoded by the coding sequence ATGACACCCACTGAGGAAGCACAATGGAGAAATCAGACCCTCATAACTGAATTCATCCTGCTGGGGTTCTCCAACCTCCTGCGCCTTCAGGGTATGCTATTCTGCATGGTCCTATTCATGTATATGGTGACAGTGATGGGAAACACCCTCATCATCTTTGTTGTCACAGTTGATCCTGCTCTCCACTCTCCTATGTACTTCTTCCTTGAGAACTTGGCCTTCATTGAGATCTGCTTCACCTTGGACACGGTGCCCAAGATGCTGGTGAACCTCCTGGAGAAGGAGAAGAGCATTTCATTtgctgcctgtgctgtgcagatgtatttctttttcttttttggctgTGCAGAGTGCTTCCTTCTAGCAGCCATGGCGTATGACCGCTGCGTGGCCATTTGCTACCCATTGCGCTACAACACCCTCATGAACCAACCAGTCTGCCGCAAAATAGTGGGCGGTGTCTGGGTGATCGGAGTTCCTGTCTCTCTGCTGCAGGCAGTCTGGATATTCAACTTGCCCTTCTGTGGCTCCAACCAggtcaaccatttcttctgtgatgctCCAGCAGTGCTGAAGCTGGTCTGCACTGACACCTACCACTATGAGATGCAGGCTATCGGCTCCACGCTCCTGTTCCTCATGTTCCCCTTTGTGCTGATCCTGGTCTCTTATGTCCGCATCCtcaccaccatcctgagaatgCCATCAGCCGAGGGCAGGCGCAAGGCCTTCTCCAcatgctcctcccacctcatcgTGGTAACCTTGTTCTATGGAAGTGGCAGTTTGGTGTATCTACGGCCCAAGTCTAGCTACTCCCCAGATGTCAAGAAGCTCCTATCTCTGTTCTACACAGTCCTCACACCCATGctgaaccccatcatctacagcctgaggaacaatgAGGTGAAAGGGGCTCTGAAGAGGGTGATATGGCGGAAATTGTCCTTGCAGAATTAG